A part of Mustela erminea isolate mMusErm1 chromosome 9, mMusErm1.Pri, whole genome shotgun sequence genomic DNA contains:
- the LOC116599151 gene encoding olfactory receptor 51B6: protein MWPNTTASPFLLTGFPGMEKAHHWISIPLLVVYVSILLGNGTLLFLIRDDHSLHEPMYYFLAMLAATDLGVTLTTMPTVLGVLWLNHREIGHQACFSQAYFIHTLSIVESGVLLAMAYDRFVAIRNPLRYTSILTSTKVMKIGIGVLIRAGLSIMPIIIRLHWFHYCQSHVLSHAFCLHQDVIKLACADITFNRLYPVVVVFAMVLLDFLTIFFSYILILKTVMGIASGEERAKALNTCVSHICCILVFYVTVVGLTFIHRFGKHAPRVVHITMSYVYFLFPPFMNPVIYSIKTKQIQSGIIRLFSLPNSRA, encoded by the coding sequence ATGTGGCCCAACACTACGGCCTCCCCTTTTCTCCTTACTGGCTTCCCAGGCATGGAGAAGGCACACCACTGGATCTCCATCCCATTATTGGTGGTTTATGTCTCCATACTTCTTGGTAATGGCACCCTTCTCTTTCTTATCAGGGATGATCATAGTCTTCATGAGCCCATGTACTATTTTTTAGCTATGTTGGCAGCCACTGACCTTGGAGTGACTTTGACCACAATGCCCACAGTTCTGGGTGTCCTATGGTTGAATCACAGAGAGATTGGCCaccaagcctgcttctctcaggCCTACTTTATCCATACTCTTTCTATCGTGGAATCTGGTGTTTTACTTGCCATGGCCTATGACCGTTTTGTTGCCATTCGCAACCCCTTGAGATATACTTCCATCCTTACCAGCACCAAGGTAATGAAGATTGGGATAGGTGTATTGATAAGGGCTGGTCTATCAATTATGCCAATTATTATTCGCCTTCACTGGTTTCATTATTGTCAATCCCATGTACTTTCTCATGCTTTCTGTCTACACCAAGATGTTATCAAGTTAGCCTGTGCTGACATCACCTTCAATCGTCTCTATCCAGTTGTGGTTGTATTTGCAATGGTCTTGTTGGACTTTCTCACCAtctttttctcctacattttGATCCTCAAGACTGTCATGGGCATTGCTTCTGGAGAAGAAAGGGCCAAGGCCCTCAACACATGTGTCTCTCACATCTGCTGCATcctggtcttctatgtcactgtAGTTGGTCTGACATTCATTCACAGATTTGGAAAACATGCTCCTCGTGTGGTCCACATAACAATGAGCTACGTCTActtccttttccccccttttatgAACCCTGTTATCTATAGCATTAAAACCAAGCAGATCCAGAGTGGCATAATTCGCTTATTCTCTCTGCCTAATTCTAGAGCATAA